Proteins encoded by one window of Halobaculum halobium:
- a CDS encoding O-antigen ligase family protein, with the protein MIGVFFVGSFAFITAIKERYVRLTHSDIGIFVLLSILIASSSWSPSPYESMRRAIDLGLMMIYYGSIVVYLGRDDALQELIRVLLIISTLWVGYGVFEIAFGDLTLGIVPYISRNELSRNLLALIPLMALVTHWKTGWTKVAYVGLTASMIFLIPLSGSRGGIVGLVFVLGALTILFLRSIAELELLRLLPAGAVAVILFGLVVLAAVHIGIFPQRLTSIPLTAGAFSPEVLGPQRYDVHKAELVTIQRHWLTGVGYEGFVVLTEKMYEIGSFRAHNLITRVWMAAGIGPVLILLATGLSIIRNYTRAIYNLDSIDQMYLSALFIGFGGITVAGMVNIVIDEPLWYVLIAVGSNLIPEESNRS; encoded by the coding sequence ATGATAGGTGTCTTTTTTGTAGGTTCTTTCGCATTTATAACGGCAATCAAAGAACGATATGTCAGGCTCACGCACTCGGATATTGGAATTTTTGTTCTACTCTCTATCTTGATCGCCAGTTCATCTTGGTCTCCAAGTCCATACGAATCTATGCGCCGAGCTATTGATCTCGGCTTAATGATGATTTATTATGGATCTATCGTAGTATATCTCGGTCGAGATGATGCTCTACAGGAACTCATCCGAGTACTTCTAATTATCTCGACTTTGTGGGTAGGATACGGAGTGTTCGAGATCGCTTTCGGCGACCTCACGCTAGGTATTGTCCCGTATATTAGCCGAAACGAACTTTCGCGCAATCTCTTAGCTCTCATCCCACTCATGGCACTCGTCACCCATTGGAAGACCGGATGGACAAAAGTGGCGTACGTGGGGCTGACTGCGTCTATGATTTTCCTCATTCCTCTTTCGGGTTCCCGGGGAGGTATCGTTGGGCTTGTTTTCGTACTTGGTGCATTGACTATACTGTTTCTTCGGTCTATCGCCGAACTGGAACTCTTGAGACTACTTCCAGCTGGAGCTGTGGCAGTCATATTATTCGGCCTCGTTGTACTTGCTGCAGTCCATATCGGCATATTCCCACAAAGACTAACGAGTATCCCGCTCACAGCGGGCGCGTTCTCGCCTGAGGTTTTGGGACCGCAGCGCTATGATGTTCACAAAGCGGAGCTTGTTACAATTCAGCGGCACTGGTTGACTGGTGTCGGATACGAAGGGTTTGTTGTCTTGACTGAGAAAATGTACGAGATCGGCTCCTTCCGGGCACACAATCTGATTACACGTGTCTGGATGGCGGCTGGTATTGGACCAGTTCTCATACTGCTGGCAACCGGATTATCCATCATTCGCAATTATACTCGAGCGATCTACAATCTGGATAGTATAGATCAGATGTACCTCTCAGCACTCTTTATTGGATTTGGTGGGATCACCGTCGCCGGAATGGTCAACATCGTGATTGACGAGCCACTTTGGTATGTCTTGATTGCTGTCGGGAGCAACTTGATTCCGGAAGAATCCAATAGGA